In the Larus michahellis chromosome 6, bLarMic1.1, whole genome shotgun sequence genome, one interval contains:
- the AIRE gene encoding autoimmune regulator: MAGSGGEGDLRHLLKLHRTEIAMAVDDVFPLLHGLADHDVIPEHVFKETLSRTEQEGSHRAFHALLTWLLGRDTAALRDFWHVLFKDYNLERYSRLRPLRGAFPREVELGRQRRGRHFSPSPTAPALHRPQGKRKAPEEREGSRVTQPSPRHAASPGPLAKARTVKKPESRDVPRTPNAGTLQAVATSVQRAVAVAGSEVPISRGAVEGILIKHVLEPASLAGSSRTGSKAGDEPYAPAACEELGARSRSRSLKPPARPKASQSSGEPRVHPQGRLPAPAVHSQDPAPHQENEDECAACGDGGELICCDGCPRAFHLACLVPPLPRVPSGMWRCGSCVASVAEPGRPREVDVAVERPPEVPGEEAYGTRHGGGDGSVCGRCFTRIPAPRHCPVPGRDPGGLLLCMTCAGTLDTGSLEDTAAPSDHPLQAAKAEDGSLGSDPVLSRDELDALLGEGTWDGILQWAFQSMGRPLADTHGLFA; the protein is encoded by the exons ATGGCGGGGTCGGGGGGCGAGGGGGACCTGCGGCACCTGCTGAAGCTGCACCGCACCGAGATCGCCATGGCAGTGGATGACGTCTTCCCGCTGCTGCACGGCCTGGCTGACCACGACGTCATCCCCGAGCACGTCTTCAAG GAGACGCTGAGCCGGACGGAGCAGGAGGGCTCCCACCGCGCTTTCCATGCCCTGCTCACCTGGCTGCTGGGCCGCGACACTGCTGCCCTCCGCGACTTTTGGCACGTCCTCTTCAAGGATTACAACCTGGAGCGGTACAGCCGGCTGCGGCCCCTCCGCGGCGCCTTCCCCAGAG AGGTGGAGCTGGGACGGCAGCGCCGCGGCAGGCatttctcccccagccccacggcgccggCCCTGCACAGACCCCAAGGCAAGAGGAAAGCCCCCGAGGAGCGGGAGGGGTCCCGGGTGACGCAGCCCTCCCCGCGGCATGCCGCCAGCCCTG GGCCCCTGGCGAAGGCGAGGACCGTGAAGAAGCCAGAAAGCAGAGATGTCCCCCGCACCCCCAATGCTGGCA ccctcCAGGCGGTGGCCACCTCAGTGCAGAGAGCGGTGGCCGTGGCGGGCAGCGAGGTGCCCATCAGCCGTGGGGCCGTCGAGGGCATCCTCATCAAACACGTGCTGGAGCCGG CATCTCTTGCAGGGAGCTCCCGGACGGGCAGCAAAGCTGGGGATGAGCCGTACGCCCCAGCCGCCTGTGAGGAGCTGGGGGCCAGGAGCAGAAGCCGCAGCCTGAAGCCCCCCGCCCGGCCCAAGGCATCCCAAAGT AGCGGGGAACCCCGAGTGCATCCCCAGGGCCGGCTGCCAGCGCCCGCCGTGCACAGCCAGGACCCTGCGCCCCACCAG GAGAACGAGGACGAGTGTGCGGCCTGCGGCGACGGTGGCGAGCTCATCTGCTGTGATGGCTGTCCCAGGGCCTTCCACCTGGCCTGCCTGGTGCCCCCACTGCCCCGCGTCCCCAG TGGGATGTGGCGGTGTGGCTCCTGTGTGGCAAGTGTGGCTGAACCGGGACGGCCACGGGAGGTGGACGTGGCTGTGGAGAGACCCCCTGAGGTTCCAGGGGAGGAGGCATATGGCACCCGGCATGGTGGAGGTGATGGAAGCGTCTGTGGCCGCTGTTTCACCCGGATCCCTGCACCCCGACACTGCCCCGTGCCCGGCAGGGACCCCGG GGGGCTGTTGCTCTGCATGACCTGCGCGGGCACCCTGGACACCGGCAGCCTGGAGGACACTGCAGCACCCAGCGACCACCCGCTACAGGCAGCAAAG GCGGAGGATGGCTCCCTCGGCAGCGACCCGGTGCTGAGCAGGGACGAGCTCGATGCGCTGCTTGGTGAG GGCACCTGGGACGGGATCCTGCAATGGGCGTTCCAGAGCATGGGGCGGCCCCTCGCAGACACCCACGGGCTCTTTGCCTAG
- the LOC141744989 gene encoding uncharacterized protein LOC141744989, which translates to MESLDTEVRARKTLGTVEYVESSGFTQGILPTKKDVVQNMLYLLQPKRAGQAQRSKEDAAQLLAEHLQEHWLVCNLHTIATQNIKKLILKMYEEFTRLYQTRKQRQNQAFTERADKFNESSEQLFDVFCTDTQTRNKLEEYSGIKMTSIEWKFLEDQRSERKMYYEDFTDKQELKMMERRQKIQCLEHFRKLAKEEKEGNKAKEMKYKSDEQSDEGTSVDESYPTEEENGGAPAFSLRGRRKRRCTTTPASATMPLECQHIRMSIRRVRPGFYETVEKVKNC; encoded by the coding sequence ATGGAATCACTGGATACCGAGGTGAGAGCACGGAAGACTCTGGGAACTGTTGAATATGTAGAGTCTTCGGGCTTCACCCAGGGAATACTGCCAACCAAGAAGGATGTGGTTCAGAACATGCTGTATTTGTTGCAGCCCAAAAGAGCTGGCCAGGCCCAGCGATCCAAAGAGGATGCGGCGCAGTTGCTCGCTGAGCACCTGCAGGAGCACTGGTTGGTTTGCAACTTGCACACCATCGCGACGCAAAATATAAAGAAACTTATCCTCAAAATGTACGAGGAGTTTACCAGATTGTATCAGaccagaaagcagagacagaaccAGGCTTTTACCGAGCGAGCAGACAAATTCAATGAGAGTTCAGAGCAGCTCTTTGACGTATTTTGTACAGACACGCAGACAAGAAATAAACTGGAGGAATACAGTGGAATAAAAATGACTAGCATCGAGTGGAAATTTCTTGAAGAtcaaagaagtgaaagaaaaatgtactATGAAGATTTCACAGACAAACAAGAATTGAAGATGatggaaagaagacaaaagatACAATGTCTGGAGCACTTCAGAAAACTCGccaaggaagagaaggaaggaaacaaagcgaaggaaatgaaatataaaagcgACGAGCAATCAGACGAAGGCACGAGCGTGGATGAATCCTACCCCACAGAGGAGGAGAACGGTGGGGCTCCGGCCTTTTCGCTGCGGGGCAGAAGGAAGCGCCGGTGCACCACGACTCCTGCGAGCGCCACCATGCCCCTGGAGTGCCAGCATATACGGATGAGCATCAGGAGAGTTAGGCCTGGGTTCTACGAGACTGTGGAGAAGGTCAAAAACTGCTAG